ATGCAAGTCGCCGGGGGGATGGGAGGGCAGTGGCTCAGGTGCCCTTGCGCTGGCGGGCTGCGCTCTCTGATGCTCCCTGTACTCTCTCTGCGTCTTCTCTGCGTTCTCGGCCATCTCTGCGGTGATATCCCTCCAGGGTGATGCTGATGGACTGCTGTGTCGGCCTGTACGTCCATATCCCCTTCTGCCGGCGGAAGTGCTCCTACTGCGACTTCGTCTCCGTGCCCGGGCACGAGGAGCTCTGGCGACCATACCTCGAGGTCCTGCTGGAAGAGATCGCCGCCCTGCCTCCCCGATGGCCGCGCACCCTCTACCTGGGCGGGGGCACCCCCACCCTCTGGCCCGCCGCACACCTGGCCTCTCTGATCGCCGCTGCCCACGCCGTCGGGTTGCCGGGGGACGCCGAGGTCACGGTGGAGGCCAACCCGGGGACGGTAGACGCGGCCAAGCTGGCCGCCCTCCGCGCCGCCGGCTGCAACCGGCTCAGCCTGGGGGTGCAGAGCACGTTCGAGGAGGAGCTACGGCTCTTGGGCCGGGTGCACACCTTCGCCCAGGCGCAGGAGGCGGTGCGACTGGCTCGGGCTGCCGGATTCGACAACCTCAGCCTGGACCTGATCTACGGGCTGCCGGGCCAGCGGCTGGCCCGGTGGGAAGCCGACCTGGACCGAGCTCTGGAGCTGGGAAGCGAGCACCTCTCCCTCTACTGCCTGTCCCTGGAGCCCGGCACTCTCCTGGAGGCAGCGGTTCGCTGCGGAGACCTGCCCTGCCCCGATGCCGACTTGGCGGCGGACATGTACCTGGCCTCGGAGGATCGCCTAGCGCGGGCCGGCTACGGACACTACGAGATCTCCAATTGGGCCCGGCCGGCGAGAGAACCTAACCCCCCGGCCTCCTTCGCTGGAGGGGAAGGGAGAGCCAGACCGCCTCTTGCTTCCCACAATGGGGGCCAGGGAAGAGATCGCCTCAGAGGAGACCAGACCACCCTTCGGCTGAGCGGAAAGGAGCCGGTCCCCTCGTCTTCCGAGTGTGGAGGGGAGGCCGGGGAGGAGGGTTCTCCACTTCTCTTGACCTGCAAGCACAACTTGATATACTGGCGGAACGAGCCCTATGTGGGTCTGGGCGCGGGCGCTCATTCCTTCCTCGATGGTCGCCGCTTCGCGCGTGTGGATAGCCCCGAGGCCTACGTGGCTGCTACTCCTGAGGGCCGTGTGGTCTTTTCCGAAGGCGTGGATCGGTCGCTGGAGATGGCTGAGACGGCCATTCTCGGGCTCAGGTTGGTGGCCGGGCTGGAGAGAGCGCGGTTCCGGTCTCGCTTCGGTGAGGATCCGGTGGAGAGCTACCGGGAGCCCATCCGTTGGGCGACGGACCGGGGCCTGCTGGTGTACGATCAGTGCAGCGTCCGCCTGACCAGGCGTGGACGTCTCTTGAGCAACGAGGTCTTCGAGCGCTTTCTACCCGACTGATCGCCCTGTGGCTCCGCTTCTAGGCGGGCAGGAGCCGCAGCAAGGCGGGTGATGGGTTTGCCTCAGCTGCATCTTCGCCACGCCCTCCGCTCTTACGGGGCTGAGGCATATCGGCGTCCGTGTCTGTCGTGCCCTGGCGCCCGGCCGATATCGGTGGCGTCCGGAGCTCAAACGGTGCCGTCTTCGTGGCTTCAGTGCGGACATGCTCTTGATCTGGGCAGATGTTAGTTGTAGGGCCTGGGCTTCGCAGCCGGCCCCTCTACCGGGGGAACCACAATGGACGCTGAGCGACTCTGGCAGACGGCTCAAGGTGAACTGCAGGTGCAGATGACCCGGGCCATGTACGACACCTGGCTGCGGAACACCGAGGCGGTCTCGATGGAGGAGGGCGTCCTCACGGTGGCCGTGCGCAACTCCTTCGTCAAGGACTGGCTGGAGAACCGCCTCATAGGCACAGTGCAGCGAACGGTGAGCAGCATCGCCGGCGAGCCCATAGACCTGCACTTCGTAGTGGCGGCGGCCGCTTCCTCCAGCGACGAACCCGAGCCGGCCGTCCTCAATTCCTCCAGCGAGGAACTACGGGCCAATGGGGGCAGAGAGCGTCCGGTGCGGACGTCAAACATGCTCAATCCCCGCTATCGGTTCGAGACCTTCATCGTGGGACCCGGCAATCGTATGGCCCACGCTGCCACCCAGGCGGTGGCCGACAACCCTGCCACCGCCTACAACCCTCTATTCATCTACGGGGGGGTGGGGCTGGGCAAGACCCACCTCCTGCACGCGGCCGGGCACGTGCCTCTGGAGAAGGGGTACAACGTCCTCTACGTCTCCTCCGAGGAGTTCACCAACGATCTCATCAACTCCATCCGCAGCCACACCACGGAACAGTTCCGGGGCAAGTACCGCAACATAGACGTGCTGCTGATTGACGACATCCAGTTCATAGCCGGCAAGGAGCAGACGCAGGAGGAGTTCTTCCACACCTTCAACACCCTCCATGCTGCCAACAAGCAGATCATCATCTCCAGCGACCGACCCTCGAAAGCCATTCCCACGCTGGAGGAGCGGCTGCGCTCCCGGTTCGAGTGGGGCCTAACGGTGGACATCCAGCCGCCCGACCTGGAGACGCGCACGGCCATTCTCCGGTCCAAGGCCGAGTATCAGCCCATCGCCGTCCCCGACGAGGTGCTGGACCTGATCGCCAACAAGGTGCAGAGCAACATCCGCGAGCTGGAGGGGGCGCTGAACAAGGTGGTGGCCCACGCCACCCTCACCCGCACCGCGCTCACCCTGGCTATGGCGGAGCAGGTGCTGGCGGAGATGTTCGGCCAGCCGGTGGCGGTGGACATCCCCGAGATCGTGGAGGCAGTGTGCCGGCACTTCCGGGTGACCAGCCAGGCCATCTACGGTCGCAGCCGGCGGGCGGACATCGCCCTGCCCCGCCAGATCGTCATGTACCTGGCCCGTACGGAGACTAACGCGTCTCTACCCCAGATCGGGGAGGCCCTGGGGGGGCGGGACCACACCACGGTGCTTTACGCCTGCGACAAGATCTCCGACTTGGCGGAGCGGGACCCGGACTTGCGGCGGGACCTGATGGCGATTCGGGAGTTTCTATATCGGAAGGGAGGGTAGGGCTCTCCACCGAAGCGGGAGGGCGGGGCGCCTCCAGCCGCCCAACGCCCTGTCAGTCCGGCCGAAGTGCCGGAGAGGCGAATCCGGCACCCAGTCTCGCCCAGGCGGCCCCCACCATCTCGCCCAGACCTCACGCAAAGACGCCAAGGCGCAAAGGAGTACGGCAAGGGATCTTGGCCTCCTTGCGCCTTTGCGTGAGTATCCCTGCTCCAGTCACCCGGAGTCTCTCAGGAACGGCGGAGGCCACCCACACGCAGTGCCCTCTCCCCGGCGGTAGCGGAAGTCGCAGCGGTCGTGGCCCTGGGCCAGAGTCTTCGTCCGGGAGAAGCCCCAGCCCTCGGCCCGGTGGGTGACGAAGTCCAGGTAGCAGTAGAAGGGCAGGAACTCCTCCGCCCCGTGGGCGCGATACAGCTTCTGGGTGCCGCACTGGAGGAAGTCGTAACCGTACTCGGTGCGCCCGCCGTCCCCCTCGACGAACTCCCACACCCAGTCCCCCGGATACCGGCGCTGACGCGAGCGCGCTGCCTCCTCCCGCTTGGCCGCCACTTGTTCCTGCGTCAGGCCATCGAACGCCTGCCGAGGTAGGGTGGCGACGCGGGCGGCGACGGCGTGGTAGATCACCCAGCCGGCTTCCTCGGCTGAGTGCCCGGACCGGCGCATGGCCAGGTACAGGGCCAGGCTGGTGACGGAGCGCCGGAGGTGACGGGTCATGGGGTTGGCGTCGCCTCCGATGTCGGGGATGGTGGGAATGATGCGCTCCAACTCCTTCCGAGCCTCCCTCGCGATGCAGTCGGCGGCAGCCTGGCCGTGCCTCTGGACCAGGAGCGGTCGCCAGGCCTGGGCGTGGTCGTGGAACAGGGCCAGGACCTGGTCCCGGTCCGACAAGGTCCCCGGGGAAGCCGAGATCTCTTCGATGCGGTCCCTCCTCCCTAGTCCTCCCGACGCGCTGCCAGCAGCTCTCGTAGGCTCTCGGCGGTGAGGCTGGCGCCGGTCAGGTCCAGCCCACTGAGGTCGAGCCCCTGCAGGTCTGCTCCCTCTTCGAGTACGGCCCCGGTGAGGTCGGCGTTCTCCAGGTTGCTCCCTTGCAGGTTGACTCTGGGCAACACCGCTCCCGTCAGGTCGGCCTGGCGCAGGGTGGCTCCCTGCAGGTTGGCCTCCCGCAGGACGGCCCCGGTGAGGTCGGCCCGGCGGAGGTCGGCGTTCTGCAGGTTGGCCCGTCGCAGGACGGCTCCGGTGAGGTCGCTGCCGCGCAGGTCGGCACCCTGCAGGTTGGCGTCCTGCAGGTCGGCTCCCGTGAGGTCGGCGGCCTCCAGCCTGGCGCCCCGGAGTCGGGTGCCCCTCAGGTTGGCTCCGGCAGCGTTGTCCAGGACAGGCCGGGCGCGGGGCGGCCTGGGCGGGGGCTCCAGCCTACCCCGTCGCGAAGAGGGAGCAGCCGGTTGCCGGTGGGCGAGGGCCGCGAGGAGGCCGTCGGCCTCCTCGGCAGTGATGCGGCCTTCCTGCACCATTCTCAGTATCCGCATTCGCTCTTCGCTCATGCCTGCCTCTCAGTTAGCTTCGCGCCGCTGGCGCAGCGCGCGCACCTCCGCGGCGCTCAGGCGGGCGCCGGTCAGGTCGAGGTCCCGGAGATCCAGGCCGCTCAGATCGGCACCTTCTTCGAACACCGTGCCCATCAGAGACGAGTCCCTCAGGTCTGTCCCCTGGAGGTTGGCCTTGGGCAATACCGCCCCCATCAGGTCGGCATCGCGGAGGACCGCGCCCTGCAGATTGGCGCCGTCTAGGACTGCGCCCATCAGGTTGGCGTCCCGTAGGTCGGCGCCCTCCAGGTTGGCGTCCCGCAGAATGGCTCCCTTGAGATCGGCATCGCGCAGATCGGCGTCGTGCAGGTTGGCGCCGGTGAGGTTGGCTCCCTTGAGGTCGGCACCCTCGAGCCTCGCCCCCTCTAGGTTGGTGCCCTCCAACACTGCCCCGGCGAGGTTGCCGAATGAGGCCCCGTGCCTGTCCGCCCTCTCTGCCCTGGCGGCGTCCCTCTCCAGGCGCGCGGTCATCCGCTGCAGCTCGGCGTTCAGCCGGCGCACGGCCGCCTCGATCTGGGGCTGCACCTCTTTCATCGTCTGCTCGGTGGCGGCCCGCACCGAATCCACCAGCCGCTCCGCCTGAGCCGCTATCTGCTGCCTCTGGGTGGAGTCAACCATCTCATTGATCATCCGGCTCACTTCCTGGGCCAGCCTGTTCGCGTGCCCCTCGAACTCCTTCCAGTACTCGGAGTGGAAGCCGGCTCGCACAGCCTCGCCTACGCTCTCGCCCAGGTCCGCCAACTGCTCCTCCACCTCGCGCCAGGCCTCCTGGGTGCGCTTCCAGTCCTGACGCTGGCGCTCGGGCTCGGGCGCGCCGGGCATCTTCTCGGCGACGGGCTTTCCCTCGGCGGTCGGCGGCTCCGACGTCTCAGCTACTGGTTCCGGCGAAGGCTCGGGCGGCCGGGGCGGTTCCTCTACCACCGGCGGCTCGCCCAGGGCCTCCAGGAGGTCGTTGGCCTCCTCGGGGGTAAGCCTACCCTCCTGGAGCATTCTCAGTATCCGCAGCCGTTCCTCGCTCATGGCCATCCCTCCCGGATTGGCTACCTCTGACTCGGCCACCAATCTTGTCTCTTTCCTCCCCGGGCTCGACGCTCTCCGGTCTCCCACAAGGCGGTGCCACACTCCTCTTAGGGTCGAACTCCGCGCTCCGGGCATGCCACTGTTCATGATCGTGCCTCCTTGCTCAGCTGCGGTCGCGCTCTGAGGCCAGGGACGAGAGCAGGGTGGCCGCCTCCTTGGCCCCTATCTCCCCGGCCTCCAATTGGTCCAGCACTTCCCTTCGCCGAGCTGCCACTTCCTCGGGAGTGGGTGCTCCCTCCGCCTCGTCGAACCCCATCTCCTGGATTACCTCGCTGAGACGGGTACGCAGAGTCCAGTAGGACTCTCCCAGCTCCCGCTCCATCTCCTTGAGGTTGCCCCGGCGCCGGACGAAAAGCTCCACGAACCGGAGGCTCTCAGGCGAGAGGTTGCCCAGGGCGCAGGGCTCGTAGCGGGCCAGAATGACGGTCTCGCAGTCTCGACACTCCAACCTGGTCGCTTCCAGCCTGCCGCCACAATTGGGGCATCTGGTCAACATCGTGCGTGCCATCCCCTTCACCTCCGCACGTTTTGCGGCAGTCTACAACAGCTTTGGCAGGCTGTCAAGAGGGGGTGACGCAGGAACGGCTAGAACGAGGATCGAACGCAGATCGCGCGGATGCTACGCAGATCAACGCTGATCGGGAAAGGCGAATGTCCAACCCTCAGCGGAGGTTAGCGTAGTATCAGCAGCATCAGCGTTCTGTCGCTCTACGGCTCCGCCGCAGGTTAAGAGGGTAGGACCGGCTGGCCTGCCAGGGCTGGAGACTTCTGCCAGAGCTCGTGGGAGACCGTCTTGAGAGCGTCGGCCGCCCTTGCCTCGGCGTAGGCGCGGCGGGCTGCCTGCAGCTCCTCGGCGAGAGCCTCCCGGCTCAGACGGACGCCGTTTTGGTCCATCGCGTTCACCAGCGTCAGCGGGCGGGGTGCCAGGGAAGCCATCAGATCGGGCAGATCGTAGGCAGTCAGGGCACCGGGCACGAAGGTGGATGGGTCGGCGGCGTAGAAGCGGCTGGCTACCACCGAGCAGTAGGAGGCCAACGGCTCCACCAGGGTGACTGCAGCTATGCCGTCGTCAAAGGCGGCGGCATGCAGCAGGGCCGGGCAGAGGGTGCCCCGGGCCAGGCCGCTCACCCCTGGGCCGCTGACCTGGGGTTTGGCGGACAAGAATCGGCAGCAGCGGACGAGGTCGCCCGCCTGGATGCCCACCACGCTCCGGCCTATGAGTGCGGCGGCGAAGGCCTCCTGGTAGGTGAGGCGCCCCTCGGGGCCGGCCAGCTCGCCGTAGCCGAGGAGATCTGGCGCCAGGACCGCGTAGCCCTCGGCCACCAGCCGCTCCATCTCCTCTCCCGGGGCGGCATCAGCCTCCTTGCCCGCCGGGTTGAGGTACAACAGGCCGGGGAAGGGACCATCCCCATCGGGCACGAGCAGCAGCACCGGTAGGCGGTAGTCGCCTTCGCCCCGGATCAGGTAGCGCTCGATGCTGTACCCCTGGCGCCGGTAGCGCCCAGTGAAGACGGCGTCGGGCTGAGGTTCCGGCTCGACGTAGCCGGACAGCCGCCGGGCGGCCGTCACCGCGTCTCCCGTCCGAACGGCCGCCGCTGTCTCGGCTTCCTTGGCGTTCAGGCTGCAGACCGTCTCTCCGCCCAGGGAGGTGAGTGCCTGACCCGTGGCGGTGATCTGCAGCTCCTCGGCGGTAAGGTACTCCACCTCCTCCTCCGCTGGGTCGCCGGGCAGGTCTAGGTAGCGCTGGAAGAAGTCGTAGGTGGCCTCGCGGATGGTGGGAGTGTAGCCGTGGATGTCGTCGTCCTCGGCCAGCAGGAGATCGTCCTCGCGGCCCAGGGCGGCGAAGGCGCGGCGCACCTCGGCCACCGTCTCCCGCACCCCCTGGATGCTGAAGAAGTCGCGGGTGGTGGCCACGACCAGGGTGGGCTTGGGAGCGCGCGCGATGAGCAGGTCGGCGTGGTCCAGGCCCTGGGCGATGCCGCGGGGGAAGTTCTGCTCCGCGTCCTGGGGACCGATGGACTCCAGCAGGCGGCGGAAGCCGGTGATGTAGCAGGCGGGGGACGACGCCGCCACCCGGTCGTCGAAGGCACTCAGGTACGCCGTGGCCGTGCCCCCACCGGACAGGCCGGTGACGCCGAGGCGCTGCGGGTCCACCTCGTCGCGAGAGGCGAGGTAGTCGAGGGCCCGCATGCCGTCCCAGATCCAGTAGCGGGCCAGGCAGGAACCGGCCAGGAAGCACTGGTGGCCGACGTAGGAGTGCTCGGTGGTGGAGCCACCTATGCGCGAACGGCCGATGGCGGGATCGTAGTACTGCAGGCGCTCGCCCTGCCCGGGCGGGTCGAAGGTGAAGACGACGAAGCCCTTCTGCACCAGGTTGAGGATGAGCTGCTGGTAGTACCAGGCGCG
This genomic window from Anaerolineae bacterium contains:
- a CDS encoding coproporphyrinogen III oxidase family protein, whose amino-acid sequence is MDCCVGLYVHIPFCRRKCSYCDFVSVPGHEELWRPYLEVLLEEIAALPPRWPRTLYLGGGTPTLWPAAHLASLIAAAHAVGLPGDAEVTVEANPGTVDAAKLAALRAAGCNRLSLGVQSTFEEELRLLGRVHTFAQAQEAVRLARAAGFDNLSLDLIYGLPGQRLARWEADLDRALELGSEHLSLYCLSLEPGTLLEAAVRCGDLPCPDADLAADMYLASEDRLARAGYGHYEISNWARPAREPNPPASFAGGEGRARPPLASHNGGQGRDRLRGDQTTLRLSGKEPVPSSSECGGEAGEEGSPLLLTCKHNLIYWRNEPYVGLGAGAHSFLDGRRFARVDSPEAYVAATPEGRVVFSEGVDRSLEMAETAILGLRLVAGLERARFRSRFGEDPVESYREPIRWATDRGLLVYDQCSVRLTRRGRLLSNEVFERFLPD
- the dnaA gene encoding chromosomal replication initiator protein DnaA codes for the protein MDAERLWQTAQGELQVQMTRAMYDTWLRNTEAVSMEEGVLTVAVRNSFVKDWLENRLIGTVQRTVSSIAGEPIDLHFVVAAAASSSDEPEPAVLNSSSEELRANGGRERPVRTSNMLNPRYRFETFIVGPGNRMAHAATQAVADNPATAYNPLFIYGGVGLGKTHLLHAAGHVPLEKGYNVLYVSSEEFTNDLINSIRSHTTEQFRGKYRNIDVLLIDDIQFIAGKEQTQEEFFHTFNTLHAANKQIIISSDRPSKAIPTLEERLRSRFEWGLTVDIQPPDLETRTAILRSKAEYQPIAVPDEVLDLIANKVQSNIRELEGALNKVVAHATLTRTALTLAMAEQVLAEMFGQPVAVDIPEIVEAVCRHFRVTSQAIYGRSRRADIALPRQIVMYLARTETNASLPQIGEALGGRDHTTVLYACDKISDLAERDPDLRRDLMAIREFLYRKGG
- a CDS encoding L-2-amino-thiazoline-4-carboxylic acid hydrolase codes for the protein MSDRDQVLALFHDHAQAWRPLLVQRHGQAAADCIAREARKELERIIPTIPDIGGDANPMTRHLRRSVTSLALYLAMRRSGHSAEEAGWVIYHAVAARVATLPRQAFDGLTQEQVAAKREEAARSRQRRYPGDWVWEFVEGDGGRTEYGYDFLQCGTQKLYRAHGAEEFLPFYCYLDFVTHRAEGWGFSRTKTLAQGHDRCDFRYRRGEGTACGWPPPFLRDSG
- a CDS encoding pentapeptide repeat-containing protein; protein product: MSEERMRILRMVQEGRITAEEADGLLAALAHRQPAAPSSRRGRLEPPPRPPRARPVLDNAAGANLRGTRLRGARLEAADLTGADLQDANLQGADLRGSDLTGAVLRRANLQNADLRRADLTGAVLREANLQGATLRQADLTGAVLPRVNLQGSNLENADLTGAVLEEGADLQGLDLSGLDLTGASLTAESLRELLAARRED
- a CDS encoding pentapeptide repeat-containing protein, producing the protein MTARLERDAARAERADRHGASFGNLAGAVLEGTNLEGARLEGADLKGANLTGANLHDADLRDADLKGAILRDANLEGADLRDANLMGAVLDGANLQGAVLRDADLMGAVLPKANLQGTDLRDSSLMGTVFEEGADLSGLDLRDLDLTGARLSAAEVRALRQRREAN
- a CDS encoding DUF2089 domain-containing protein, which produces MARTMLTRCPNCGGRLEATRLECRDCETVILARYEPCALGNLSPESLRFVELFVRRRGNLKEMERELGESYWTLRTRLSEVIQEMGFDEAEGAPTPEEVAARRREVLDQLEAGEIGAKEAATLLSSLASERDRS
- a CDS encoding xylan esterase → MPSVRSPRSVNPAPAEDLSVLSSWLMYSGQASPLYRHLAGQAFDFLRRRKETVACLDTAEKWAKYRQSVRDRLQEVVGPFPERTPLNARTVGTLVKLGYRMEKVVLEVRPEFYLTGCLFVPESLKGRAPAILNPIGHTDIAFRAWYYQQLILNLVQKGFVVFTFDPPGQGERLQYYDPAIGRSRIGGSTTEHSYVGHQCFLAGSCLARYWIWDGMRALDYLASRDEVDPQRLGVTGLSGGGTATAYLSAFDDRVAASSPACYITGFRRLLESIGPQDAEQNFPRGIAQGLDHADLLIARAPKPTLVVATTRDFFSIQGVRETVAEVRRAFAALGREDDLLLAEDDDIHGYTPTIREATYDFFQRYLDLPGDPAEEEVEYLTAEELQITATGQALTSLGGETVCSLNAKEAETAAAVRTGDAVTAARRLSGYVEPEPQPDAVFTGRYRRQGYSIERYLIRGEGDYRLPVLLLVPDGDGPFPGLLYLNPAGKEADAAPGEEMERLVAEGYAVLAPDLLGYGELAGPEGRLTYQEAFAAALIGRSVVGIQAGDLVRCCRFLSAKPQVSGPGVSGLARGTLCPALLHAAAFDDGIAAVTLVEPLASYCSVVASRFYAADPSTFVPGALTAYDLPDLMASLAPRPLTLVNAMDQNGVRLSREALAEELQAARRAYAEARAADALKTVSHELWQKSPALAGQPVLPS